CCCTTCACTGTAGATTTTGTTGTTAAAACTCTGTATCTAGGAACCTATGATTTTCGCATAACACGTTCTTGATCTTGGTCCGTCAAATTCACAAAAATAAATGCCCTGCCATGTACCGAGAACAAGTCTTCCCTGTTCGATAATGATGTGTTGGGAAGCACCGACTGTGCTTGATTTCATATGAGCGGCCGTATTTCCTTCCATATGTCTGTCTTTTTGATGGTTCCACGGATAGGTTTCATCAAACCTTCTAAGCATGTCCCGTTTTACGTCAGGATCAGCATTCTCGTTGATCGTAATTCCTGCGGTTGTATGAGGGCAATAGACAATAACAGCGCCTTCATTTACTTGATTATCCTTCACAAATTTTTCGATTTTTGCAGTAACATCAATCATTTCATCTCTGTGATTTGTCTCGACTGTAAACCTTGTTAGCATGTTGTGAAATCCTCCCTTTACTGCTATTTTGCCTTTATATAAGCCAGTTTGCAAACAAAAAAGCGGATTAACTCTCCGCTTTTTTTACTTCTACCGTCCGAATATGATGGTCCTCTACGTCCACAATGGTGAATTGACAGCCATACATGTCGATTGTTTGCCCATTTTCAAAATCCATTTGCTGTGTCAGAAGCAACCCTCCAATTGTATCAACATCTTCATGCTCAATAGATAAACCTAAGAGCTCACCCACTTCTTCCACGAGAGCTTTGCCATCCATGACATAGTGCCCCTCTCCTTTTTTTACAATGTGAGGCATTTCATCAATGTCAAATTCATCCCTGATATCGCCTACAATCTCTTCAAGAATATCCTCAACAGTTACTAAACCTGCTGTACCGCCGTATTCATCAACAAGAATCGCCATATGTTTTCGTTCTTTTTGCATGCGAATAAGCAGCTCACCGACCGCAGTGCTTTCCAATACCATAATCACCGGGCGCATCATTTCCTTAACGCTCGCTTTGGTGGATAAAAACTCTTTTTTAAATACATCCTTCACGTTTAAAATGCCGGCAATATGGTCTTTGTCCCCTTCAATGACAGGGTACCTCGTATATCTTTCGTTCAACATGAAATGTAGCGCTTCCTCCATCGTCGCTTCTATCGAAACCGTTGCCATCTCAGTACGGGGAATCATGATTTCTCTTGCCAGCCGGTTATCAAAATCGAAAATTTTATCCATGTATTTAAATTCTGTCAAATTTATTTCGCCTTTTTGGTAGCTTTCAGAAAGGATCATCCGCAGCTCCTCTTCACTATGTGCGACCTCGTGCTCATTCACAGAATGAAATCCGAGCCAACGAACAATTAAACCTGCAGATCCATTCAGCACTTTAATAAATGGAAACATAAGCTTGTAAAACAAGATTAAAGGCTTTGCCGTCCACAGGCTTACTTCTTCCGCTTTTTGAATCGCAATGGTTTTCGGAGCCAGCTCACCGAGTACTACATGCAGAAAAGTAATAATGATAAAAGAAATCACAAACGAAACAATTCCCGCTAACGGCTCTTTAATACCAAAACTAACAAACAAAGGATGAAGAATTCTCTCGACTGTTGGTTCTCCCAGCCATCCCAACCCCAGGGCTGTAATGGTGATTCCGAGCTGGCAGGCAGATAAATATTCATCTAAATTGGAAATAAGTTGTTTAGCAGCTATTGCACGGGTATTGCCGCTCTCAACCAATTCATCAATTCTTGAGCCCCGGATTTTGACGATGGCGAATTCGGCGACAACAAAAAACGCGGTAGCAGCAATGAGCAGAGCTACAACTATAATGTTTAGTATGATCAAAAAAATCCCTCGCCAAAATATGGCAAGGGATCACCTCCTCTAACGATTTACTCATTATTTCGACCCGACAGAAAAATCATGACGTAACGAAGAAGCTCAAACAAGGATACCAATGCCGCTGCGACATATGTCAGTGCTGCAGCATTTAATACTTTGTTCACACTCTTCTCTTCATTATTTCGAATGATTCCTTCTGAAACGATAAAATTTTTCGCTCTAGAGCTCGCATTAAATTCAACAGGAAGTGTGACCAGCTGAAAAAAGACAGCGGCAGAAAACAGAATGATGCCAAACCCGATTAAATTTAAGCTCCCAAGCAGTAAGCCGCCGATTAACAATAAGGGCGCAATACCGGATGAAAAGCTCACCACCGGAAAAATCTTATGTCTCAATACAAGCGCGCCATAGGCTTCCTGATGCTGAATTGCATGCCCCACCTCATGAGAAGCTACGGAAATCGACGAAATAGATCGTCCATAATATACCTGCTCTGACAAGCGGACGACACGTTCAGTCGGATCATAATGGTCTGTTAAAGTTCCTCTTACCGGCTCAACGGGTACGTTATGCAGCCCGTTTGTATCCAAAATATGCCTTGCCACCTCGGCACCAGTTTTGTGCCCAGAGGCTTCCACCTTAGAATATCTCTCAAAATTGCTCTTTACTTTAAATTGTGCCCAAATTGAAATAGCAAATGCGACCAATGTTAAAAAGTAAAAGAAAAACATGCTGTCATCTTCCCCTCTTGTGCAAGTAAAAATACATGCTATTAAAAAATAATTCTAATGAGCCGGCGTTCTTTTGTACAGTATTTTGGTCCGATATAATTGTGTTCCTTTTTCCCCTCATGTCCGAAAACAAATAAGAGACATGCCCATTCGGCGAATGAATGTCCAGCCATCTTTGCATCAGAACTTATGTCTATTTTTTTCTCAAGCATTTGTATTATTTGCTGCGTTTTTCACTAAAAACAGGGAACACTATTCGTATTACTAATTAGCCTAAAAGCAGGTGATCCCATTGAATGTATCAAGCAAAGAACAAAATCTTCTTAGCGGTGCTATCGATAAAATGAATGAAGGACTTGATGCCTTTATTCAGCTTTATAATGAAGCTAAGATACAAAAAAACAATATTGAATTTGATGAGGATACTCTGAAAGTTATTGAAGAAGCCATAGAAGTACACGGAAAAGAGACAATTGAAAAAAAGCTGAATCGAATTGTTCAGGAAATTCTATCCTTCAGCGTTACTGGGAATGGTGATTCATGATCAAATCGAATCGGATCTATATTACATGGCTGAAATGGCCGATTCTGATCAGAATGGCCGTTTTCGTTTTATTGGTCATCACCCTTTTCGGCACAGTTATCAGCTGGATAGAACCTAAAGAGTTTACCACCGTCTTTGAAGGCATATGGTGGGCGCTTGTCACAGTATCCTCAGTCGGCTATGGTGATTTCGCTCCTCGAACTACAGCGGGTCAAGTACTTGGCATGCTGCTTATTTTTGTCGGAGTTGGCATTTTTTCTGCCTACTTTGCGTCTATCTCATCGGCCACTTTCCATAAGCAGCATCGCTATTCAGAAGGAAAGGTAAGATATGAAGGCAGTGATCACATGATCGTTGTGGGTTGGAATGAAAAATCGAACAAGCTCATTCATACCATTCTAGCGGAGAAACGAACTACCCCTATCGTATTAATCGATGACACATTGAAGGAAGCCCCGCTTATAAATAACCTGCACTTCATTCGGGGAAACGCAACGGATAAATCCGTTCTGGAAAGAGCAAATACAGCACGCGCTTCGAGTGCTATCATTACGGCAGACCAACATAAAAATGAGTCGGATGCAGACATGCTGACGGTCTTAATCTTGCTTGCGTTAAAGGGATGTAATCGAGGCATCTATGCAATGGTTGAAATCGTGACAGACACGCAAGTAATAAACGCGGAACTGGCCGGAGCGGATTATATTCTGAATACATCAAATATGATATGCGATGCTATTATGGAGCATCGTCAGGAGGAGAAGCGGTAACTGAACTACAAACCACATGTGGATAGAAATATCGGAGGGATCTTCGATATATGCCGATATTTCTAAAAAACAAAAACAAGCATAATGAGTGCAAGCTTCGTTGAATTCGTCCCGGATAATCTCGGCCATTACTAAAAGAAAACGGCAGACCCTGTAAGTCTGCCATTTCTACTATACCCTATTAGTCTTCTAACCGTTTCTCAAGCTCTGCTTTTTTCTCTTCGAATCCAGGTTTGCCTAGAAGCGCAAACATATTCACTTTGTATGCTTCAACTCCCGGCTGGTCAAACGGATTTACACCGAGAAGGTATCCGCTCATCGCACATGCTTTTTCAAAGAAGTATACGAGATAGCCGAAAGTAAATTCGTTTTGCTCAGGAATGTTGACAATCAAGTTTGGCACGTTGCCGTCTGTATGGGCAAGCATTGTTCCCTGGAATGCTTTTTTATTGACGAAATCGACCGTTTTGCCGGCAAGGTAGTTTAAGCCGTCAAGGTCACTTTCTGCTTCTTCAATGGATAACTCATGCTTTGGCTTTTCTACGTTAATAATTGTTTCAAATAAGTCTCTTCTGCCCTCTTGAACGTATTGGCCCAGAGAATGAAGATCCGTTGAAAAATTAGCGGATGAAGGATAAATACCTTTTTCGTCTTTTCCTTCACTTTCTCCGAATAGCTGCTTCCACCATTCTGCATAATATTGCAAGGACGGCTCATAGTTGATAAGCATTTCAATCGTTTTGCCTTTGTTGTATAAAATATTACGAACAGCTGCATATTGATAGGCTGGATTCTCTTCAACTTCAGATGAAGAGAAATCTTTTCTGGCTTGGGCTGCCCCTTTCATCATTTCGTCAATATCGGCTCCGCTTACAGCGATCGGAAGCAAGCCTACGGCAGTCAATACAGAGTACCTGCCGCCAACATCATCAGGAATGATAAAGGACTCAAAGCCCTCTTCTGTGGCAACGGTTTTTAATGCGCCTTTTTCTTTGTCAGTTGTTGCATAAATTCGTTTTGCCGCTTCCTCTTTTCCGTATTTCTTTTCGAGAAGGTCGCGGAAAATACGGAATGCAATAGCAGGCTCTGTCGTTGTTCCTGATTTACTGATGACATTAATAGAGAAATCAACGTCTTGCAATAAATCCATAACATCTTTCATATAAGAAGAGCTGATATTATTCCCGATAAAAAGTACTTGCGGTGTATTTCTTTTTTCTTTTGGAAGCACGTTGTAGAACGAATGGTTAAGAAATTCAATTGCTGCCCGTGCTCCCAAGTACGAACCACCGATCCCAATGACTAACAAAACGTCAGAATCTGATTTAATCTTCTCAGCTGATTGTTTAATTCTTGCAAATTCGTCTTTATCATAGTTTTCCGGAAGGTCAACCCAGCCCAAAAAATCACTACCAGCACCAGTTTTTTCATGGATGGTGTGGTGGGCAACTTTTACTAAATCACTTAAATATGTAATTTCATGTTCACCGAAAAATGGTAGTGCCTTTGAATAATCAAATTGGATATGTCCCATTTTTTTGCCTCCCAATTGCCTTAAGATATTATCATATTCACTTTATATGAAGTTATTTACGAAAGCAAGCCTCTGACCCGTTATGAGAAAAAACGCCTATTTCACAACTTAAAAAATCATGTCCAAAAGCATAGCTTTTGGACATAAAAAACAATTTTATAACGATGAAGATAAAATAGCTACGACATCGTCCTTATTCAATGTTTTAAAGCGGCCAAAATCTCCATTTATTACTGCCTTGTCTGCCATGACGTCGATTTTTTCATCTGTAATTTCATAATCGGCAAGCTTATTCGGCGCACCAAGACTTGTCCAGAACCCGCTTAGTTTATCGATTCCTTCGAGAGCCGCTTCACGATCAGATTTTCCGTTAGTATCAACGTCAAATACACGAACAGCAAGCTGAACAAATCGGCTGATATTCTCATCGAGAGTATGCCTCATCCAATTCGGGAAAAGAATCGCCAGTCCGCCAGCGTGCGGAATATCATAAACGGCAGAGACAGAGTGCTCAATATTATGAGTAGCCCAATCGCCTCTATAGCCCATTTGCAGCATGCCGTTTAAAGCAATCGTTCCTGAATACAAAATAGTTTCGCGGAGCTCATAATTCTCGAGGTCATCAACTAATTTCGGTGCAGCCTCGATGACTGTTTTTAATAAGGACTCACACATTCTGTCCTGCAGTGGTGTGTTTTTCGTATGGTGAAAATACTGCTCCAGCACATGGGACATCATATCAACGATTCCGTAAATAGTGTGGTTTTTAGGCACAGATATCGTGTTGGCCGGGTCAAGAATTGAAAATTTCGGGAAAACAAGCGGAGAACCCCATCCGTATTTTTCATTTGTTTCCCAATTAGTAATGACAGAACCCGAGTTCATTTCAGAACCGGTTGCGGCTAATGTGAGTACTGTTCCAAAAGGCAAGGCTTCTTGCGGAATATGTTTCTTCGTTACGATATCCCACGCGTCACCATCGAAAACCGCGCCGGCAGCTACAGCCTTCGTACAATCAATGACACTGCCTCCTCCAACAGCTAAAAGAAAGTCAATGTTTTCAGCCTTGCAAATCTCAACCCCTTTTTTTACTGTCGTTAGTCTTGGATTGGGTTCGACACCTGAAAGCTCATATATGTTTGCGCCTATTTTATTCAGAATCTCTGTCACCTGGTCGTATAGGCCGTTACGTTTAATGCTTCCTCCCCCATAAACCAAGAGAATATTTTTTCCGTACTTCGGCACTTCGTCCGTAAGCTTTTCTACTTCTCCTTTACCAAAAATTAATTTGGTAGGATTCCAATATGTAAATTTTTCCATTATTTTCGCCTCCTTTTAAAATTATTATGGCCCAGTCAACATTCCTGTGTAAAGTGATGCGCATTCTAAACTAATATGTATAAATTATTTGCGATTGATGCACTCTATTGTTGCAGGATGAATAAAAAAGGAGGATTTTCAAATGAGTATGCTGCAACGTATTGCTCTTATCTTCACGGTCATCGGCGCAATAAACTGGGGACTAATAGGTTTCTTTCAATTTGATTTAGTAGCAGCGATTTTCGGAGGGCAAGGATCACTGTTATCACGAATTATTTATAGTATTGTCGGAATTGCAGGACTGATCAACATCGCACTGATATTTAAACCGCAAGAAGAAGCGGTGCGCGACGAGCCCGAACCGGAAATGCGCTAATTCAAAAAAACCGAACCACATAAGGGTTCGGTTTTTAAATTACTTTTTAATCAAATCTTTGCGATTTGATTGTTCAATCCATTCTTCAAGCTTGTCTTTTAGCGTATTGAAGCCTTGTGAAGAAGCAGCATCTTTTTGAGTTGATTGAATTTGTTTTTTTGGCTTCGCTTCTTTTTTCTCTGGAGCCTCTTGCGTTGCGCGGATCGAAAGGCTGATTTTCCCGGATTTTTCATCCACAGAAAGTACTTTCACTTGCACTTCGTCACCAATCGCTAGATGTTCATTTATATCTTTAACAAATCCGTGAGTAACTTCGGAAATGTGCACAAGCCCTTGAGTTTCTTCATCTAACGCAACAAAAGCGCCGTAAGCTTGCAATCCGGTTACTTTACCACTATACACGCTGCCCGTTTCAAAATTTGCCAATCATAACACTCCTAAATCTTTGTATTTATTCTCGAATTATACGCAATTAAAAATTATAGCATACATGCATAGTATTAGCAAAAAAAGATTAACGAAAAAAGAATTAACGGAAAAATGTTTTAAAATTGAGATAAGGGGAATACATACAACTGCCAAAGGCTTTCAAGTATCCCCCCCTTTATAGATGGAGTGATCATTTTCACTCCGTCTTTTTTATCATATTTACACGATATTTTTCACCATCAAGCTCACTATATGTTCTTTAAGAACCTGTTGATTCTGCTTAACGCCTCCTGCAATTGTTCTAAAGATGAAGCATATGAGCAGCGAATAAATCCTTCTCCGCTTTCTCCGAAGGCATTTCCTGGAACAACGGCTACTTTTTCTTGAACCAAAAGTTTTTCAGCAAATTCTTCAGAGCTCATGCCTGTATTCTTTATCGAGGGAAACGCATAAAAGGCGCCGCCTGGATTGTGGCAATTAAGTCCCGCTTCATTGAGAGACTCCACAAAAATATTCCGTCTCCGGCGATAGCTTTTTTTCATCTTTTCTACGTCCTTCATTCCGTTTTTCAGTGCTTCTTCCGCTGCAAATTGAGCCATTGTCGGCGCACACATCATTGAATATTGATGGATTTTTAGCATGGCATCTTTTAAAAAAGTCGGTGCTGCCACATAGCCAAGCCTCCAGCCTGTCATCGCAAATCCTTTTGAAAATCCGGATACAAGGATGGTTCGCTCTCTCATGTTTCCAATCGCTGAAAAGCTTGTAAAATCTTCATCATACGTTAATTCTGCGTAGATTTCGTCGGAGATAACAATCAAATCATTTTCTTCAGCAAATTCAGCAATTTGCTCCAGTTCTTCCTTTGAGTAAACAGATCCGGTCGGATTAGAAGGACTGCAGAGTATGATCGCCTTCGTTTTATCCGTATATGCCGATTCCATCTCCTTCTTGGAAGCTTTAAATCCGTTTTCCTGCAACGTATATACAGGCACCGGAACACCCCCGCTTAATGTGACGAGTGCCCCATAAGAGACAAAGCAAGGCTCAGGGATAATGACCTCATCTCCGGGATTCAAAATCGAGCGCAGCGAAATATCAAGCGCCTGGCTCGCTCCAACTGTGACAATGATTTCACTGTCAGGAGAGTAGGAGATGCCAAAGCGCTTCGACAGATACTTCGATATTTCACATCTCAATGAATACAGCCCCGCATTTGCCGTATACGATGTAAATCCTTGTTCCAAAGACAAGATGCTTGCTTCTCTTACATTCCAAGATGTTACAAAATCCGGTTCCCCTACACCAAGTGATATGACACCTTCCATCGTTTGGGCTAGATCAAAAAATTTTCGGATACCTGATGGTTTAATCTGTTGAACGGTTTGTGATAAATATCGGGAAGAAGCCATTACGGAGACACCACGATCCTTTTATCATCATCACCTGAGTCAAAAACCTTTCCATCGTGCTTATATTTTTTTAAAATAAAGTGAGTAGTCGTCGAAACAACAGATTCAAGTGTCGACAATTTTTCAGATACAAAGCTTGCAATGTCCGACATCGTTTTCCCTCGGATGACAACAGATAAATCATACACTCCGGACATAAGGTAAACGGATTCGACCTCTTGAAACCTGTAAATCCGTTCAGCGATATCATCAAATCCTACACCTCTTTTTGGTGTCACCTTTACGTCAATCATTGCTGTAACTCCTTCATGGCCATCCACTTTTCGCCAGTCGATCATTGCCGAATAGTCAATTATCACTTTTTCTTTTTCAAGCTTTTCGATAATCTTTCTTGCTTCTTCTACCTTCACTTTTGCCATTT
This window of the Bacillus gobiensis genome carries:
- a CDS encoding protein mistic, whose translation is MNVSSKEQNLLSGAIDKMNEGLDAFIQLYNEAKIQKNNIEFDEDTLKVIEEAIEVHGKETIEKKLNRIVQEILSFSVTGNGDS
- a CDS encoding glucose-6-phosphate isomerase; the encoded protein is MGHIQFDYSKALPFFGEHEITYLSDLVKVAHHTIHEKTGAGSDFLGWVDLPENYDKDEFARIKQSAEKIKSDSDVLLVIGIGGSYLGARAAIEFLNHSFYNVLPKEKRNTPQVLFIGNNISSSYMKDVMDLLQDVDFSINVISKSGTTTEPAIAFRIFRDLLEKKYGKEEAAKRIYATTDKEKGALKTVATEEGFESFIIPDDVGGRYSVLTAVGLLPIAVSGADIDEMMKGAAQARKDFSSSEVEENPAYQYAAVRNILYNKGKTIEMLINYEPSLQYYAEWWKQLFGESEGKDEKGIYPSSANFSTDLHSLGQYVQEGRRDLFETIINVEKPKHELSIEEAESDLDGLNYLAGKTVDFVNKKAFQGTMLAHTDGNVPNLIVNIPEQNEFTFGYLVYFFEKACAMSGYLLGVNPFDQPGVEAYKVNMFALLGKPGFEEKKAELEKRLED
- a CDS encoding iron-containing alcohol dehydrogenase, producing the protein MEKFTYWNPTKLIFGKGEVEKLTDEVPKYGKNILLVYGGGSIKRNGLYDQVTEILNKIGANIYELSGVEPNPRLTTVKKGVEICKAENIDFLLAVGGGSVIDCTKAVAAGAVFDGDAWDIVTKKHIPQEALPFGTVLTLAATGSEMNSGSVITNWETNEKYGWGSPLVFPKFSILDPANTISVPKNHTIYGIVDMMSHVLEQYFHHTKNTPLQDRMCESLLKTVIEAAPKLVDDLENYELRETILYSGTIALNGMLQMGYRGDWATHNIEHSVSAVYDIPHAGGLAILFPNWMRHTLDENISRFVQLAVRVFDVDTNGKSDREAALEGIDKLSGFWTSLGAPNKLADYEITDEKIDVMADKAVINGDFGRFKTLNKDDVVAILSSSL
- the yugI gene encoding S1 domain-containing post-transcriptional regulator GSP13, with the protein product MANFETGSVYSGKVTGLQAYGAFVALDEETQGLVHISEVTHGFVKDINEHLAIGDEVQVKVLSVDEKSGKISLSIRATQEAPEKKEAKPKKQIQSTQKDAASSQGFNTLKDKLEEWIEQSNRKDLIKK
- a CDS encoding hemolysin family protein, yielding MIILNIIVVALLIAATAFFVVAEFAIVKIRGSRIDELVESGNTRAIAAKQLISNLDEYLSACQLGITITALGLGWLGEPTVERILHPLFVSFGIKEPLAGIVSFVISFIIITFLHVVLGELAPKTIAIQKAEEVSLWTAKPLILFYKLMFPFIKVLNGSAGLIVRWLGFHSVNEHEVAHSEEELRMILSESYQKGEINLTEFKYMDKIFDFDNRLAREIMIPRTEMATVSIEATMEEALHFMLNERYTRYPVIEGDKDHIAGILNVKDVFKKEFLSTKASVKEMMRPVIMVLESTAVGELLIRMQKERKHMAILVDEYGGTAGLVTVEDILEEIVGDIRDEFDIDEMPHIVKKGEGHYVMDGKALVEEVGELLGLSIEHEDVDTIGGLLLTQQMDFENGQTIDMYGCQFTIVDVEDHHIRTVEVKKAES
- a CDS encoding potassium channel family protein, coding for MIKSNRIYITWLKWPILIRMAVFVLLVITLFGTVISWIEPKEFTTVFEGIWWALVTVSSVGYGDFAPRTTAGQVLGMLLIFVGVGIFSAYFASISSATFHKQHRYSEGKVRYEGSDHMIVVGWNEKSNKLIHTILAEKRTTPIVLIDDTLKEAPLINNLHFIRGNATDKSVLERANTARASSAIITADQHKNESDADMLTVLILLALKGCNRGIYAMVEIVTDTQVINAELAGADYILNTSNMICDAIMEHRQEEKR
- a CDS encoding aminotransferase produces the protein MASSRYLSQTVQQIKPSGIRKFFDLAQTMEGVISLGVGEPDFVTSWNVREASILSLEQGFTSYTANAGLYSLRCEISKYLSKRFGISYSPDSEIIVTVGASQALDISLRSILNPGDEVIIPEPCFVSYGALVTLSGGVPVPVYTLQENGFKASKKEMESAYTDKTKAIILCSPSNPTGSVYSKEELEQIAEFAEENDLIVISDEIYAELTYDEDFTSFSAIGNMRERTILVSGFSKGFAMTGWRLGYVAAPTFLKDAMLKIHQYSMMCAPTMAQFAAEEALKNGMKDVEKMKKSYRRRRNIFVESLNEAGLNCHNPGGAFYAFPSIKNTGMSSEEFAEKLLVQEKVAVVPGNAFGESGEGFIRCSYASSLEQLQEALSRINRFLKNI
- a CDS encoding secondary thiamine-phosphate synthase enzyme YjbQ, translating into MLTRFTVETNHRDEMIDVTAKIEKFVKDNQVNEGAVIVYCPHTTAGITINENADPDVKRDMLRRFDETYPWNHQKDRHMEGNTAAHMKSSTVGASQHIIIEQGRLVLGTWQGIYFCEFDGPRSRTCYAKIIGS
- a CDS encoding Lrp/AsnC family transcriptional regulator; the encoded protein is MKLTETEKEILEIVEENSRIDIDTIAKMAKVKVEEARKIIEKLEKEKVIIDYSAMIDWRKVDGHEGVTAMIDVKVTPKRGVGFDDIAERIYRFQEVESVYLMSGVYDLSVVIRGKTMSDIASFVSEKLSTLESVVSTTTHFILKKYKHDGKVFDSGDDDKRIVVSP
- a CDS encoding DUF378 domain-containing protein produces the protein MSMLQRIALIFTVIGAINWGLIGFFQFDLVAAIFGGQGSLLSRIIYSIVGIAGLINIALIFKPQEEAVRDEPEPEMR
- a CDS encoding zinc metallopeptidase, producing the protein MFFFYFLTLVAFAISIWAQFKVKSNFERYSKVEASGHKTGAEVARHILDTNGLHNVPVEPVRGTLTDHYDPTERVVRLSEQVYYGRSISSISVASHEVGHAIQHQEAYGALVLRHKIFPVVSFSSGIAPLLLIGGLLLGSLNLIGFGIILFSAAVFFQLVTLPVEFNASSRAKNFIVSEGIIRNNEEKSVNKVLNAAALTYVAAALVSLFELLRYVMIFLSGRNNE